The Desulfatiglans sp. region CGCAGGAAACTGGTTCATGGTGGGGTCAATTGTAATCCACTCCCCTGTATATACCTCGACCCATGCATGATAATAAAAATTTTCCCTTGTATACACAAGGCCTGTTGATATCCTTGCAGGGATACCAACAGCCCTTAAGAGGGCAGTTAATAGGATTGCATGCTCATTGCAGTCGCCTGTCATTGTCTCAAGCACCTCTGTTGCGCTGGGGATACTTATAACAGGCCGCTTTTCTATGTTGGTATAGACCCATTCCATCATCTTTTGGGAAAGGATAACAGGGTCTTTAATATTTCCTGCTATCTTCTGTGCTTTACTGATAATTGCATCCTCATCACTCTCAATATTGTATTCAGGGGCAAGATATTTTTTCATATCTGGCTCTTCAACTGTATAGGGAACCCTGTAACCGGCCCTGAAGGGCCCCTCTTCTACTGTAACACTCAATATACCATTTATGTATTTCTGTCTTTCTCCTGAAATGTCTGCAAGGTCAAATCCTGTATCTTCAATGCCTTTAAGCCGGATTGTAAGCCCTTTTAATCTTTTTGTGTCAGGAAGTTTTTTATCCGTGCGCACAACAGTAACTTCATAGAAGTCTTCTACCCCATCTTCAATATTTAAAGGCGCATTGGCAGGGCTGGATTTTACCATTGTTAACCCCATTATACTCTGCTCTTTAAGAATATCACCATTCATATCGAACCAGAAATTGAGCCTGGCGCCCATGACCTCCCCTTCTACCATGAATGTATCATACTCAATATTATTAATTTTGATTTTTTCTCTTGAAATAACTTTAAAGGTGGCCTGCCTTTGCATCATGGTTGCCGGATCAAAAAATGTCGTATTAAAACTTTCACCAGGAACAGGTTTAATATTTCTAAACATATGATCAAGTCCGCTGCTTATTACAGGTGTCTCATTCAATCTTATCTCCTTTACTTTACCTCTTCTACCTGTTCCGGTAGTTATTTTAAGCAGATTCCCCTCGACCTTTCCCGTGATCCTGTAATTTATGACACCCGAATTCATCTTGAAAAAGAAATTTTTAAGTCGGAAACTCTCATCTACACTGGCCTGTGTAATGGTGTAAAGCCCCTTTTCAAAACCCATAAGGTTCAGTTTAAGGAACAACTCATCCTGTATGTAGTAACCCCCTTCAAAGGGTTTAAGGGCGGTTACAGCATACCCTACCTTTTTATTATTAAGAAATATCTCCTTCCAGTCCTGTCTTGCCTCACCGGCCTTAACATTAATAGCAGCAGACTGAACAGGATCATTGTAAAGGTAGTGTTTCCTAAAAAGGATGGAGAGCATCACTACCCAGAAAATTACAATCAGTATGCCTGTAAGATTTAAAATGTTTCGTTTCTTTCCGATCATATTAGTACTGTATTTCATAAATTCAATGTCATATGAAATATAACGTTATCATTCACCACGGAGGACATCCGCCTTCGCTGAATCTATAGCGGGACAGGCGGAGAGCACGGAGAAAAGCTTTATAAATAAATCTCCGTTCTCTCCGTGGTTAAAAATATATTATCGTATTTCCTTATAATATATGCGTATAATGATGTGAGTCAAGGCGGTATTCTTTTCTTCTTTAACAGGGCCTGAATGCAAAAGGCTAAATTTCATATCCCGCTTTTTCAACCAGACTGCGTGAATTCGCAAGCATTTTAGATAAAAAACCATCAGGTAGCCCTGCGCCCTTTATAACCTTCTCTGCAAAGGCATCTGTTATAATATTCCCAGGTTCATGGCAGTCTGAATCAAGAACCATTTTAGCGCCATTTTCCAGAGCAAGCCTTGCCACATGACCGTTTGTAAGGCTGTGGCCTGACCTTGATGTTATCTCAAGAAAAACACCCTTTTCTGCTGCAAGCATTACCTCTTCAGGTGTTATTAAACCTGGATGAGCCAGTATATCAATGCCCGCCTCTATACCTGCGAGGTTTGTACCGGGAGCAACCGGTTCCACAATGGTCTCACCATGCAGAACGATTATTTTTGCGCCCAGAGCCCTTGCCTCTCTAACAAGGCCGGCAATCAAAGGTGGAGGGACATGGGTAATCTCTATACCGGGTATGACAGTAACAGACTGTGCCCTGTTCAGTTCATTCGCAACCCTGATTATCCTAGGGATAGTAAAATCCACATTTGACTGGTCAGCATGGTCAGTTATAGCTATAGCCCTGTAACCTGCTGCCTCATATCTTCTTGTAAGCTCCGCAGGTATAAGCACACCATCGCTGAATATTGAATGTGAATGAAGGTCTATCATCATTTTTTACATCTTGTATTTGCCGAAGTCTTCGGGATTGAGGTTTTCAAGTATCTCCTGCCACTTCTTGCCCTCTTCGGTCTTTACCTCAGGTTCAGCACTCATAAGATCAATATGCCTTGACTTGTCTATAACCTCTTCAGAGACAAAAATCGGGGCATTTACCCTTAGTGAAAGGGCCAGTGCGTCACTAGGCCTTGCATCTACCTGCATCAGGCCTCCATTATGAGCAATGTGAATAAGGGCATAGTAGACATTATTTTTAAGATCGCAGATCTCTATCTTTTCAACCTTTACATCAATCATATCGAGTATATTTTTTAATAGGTCATGGGTCATGGGTCTGTCAAAATCTATCTTTTCCATCTTGCTGGCTATGGCTGTAGCCTCCATAAGCCCTATCCATATGGGCAGTGTCTTTTCACCATAGACCTCTTTCAGAATAACAATCGGACTGTTCGTTATCGGGTCCATTGTCAGCTTGGATATGGTCATTGGTTTAAACATTATTGTCTCCCTTGAAATTATTTTGTTTTCAGGTTAATCATATTCTTGTACATAGTATTATGTTTGTCAATATAACTTTATTTTATGACCAATATGATAAACATGTTTAAAGGAGAAACAACACCGTGCCATGAATAAATTAATCAATAATGATAACTTCCCCTATTTTTTTGATTATAAACCCGGTCTTTTCCTGTGGTGGTTCTTCTATCGTCTTGTTGGAAGGGTCAAGCTGGATGAAAACTTCAAGAACTCCTTGAGGGCAATGCAGAAGGAAGGGACTATCGTTTATGCAATAAAACATAAAGGGCTCCTTGATTTCCTGCTATACCATTTCACCCTTAAAATGAGGAGCCTCCCATACCCCAGGATAGCCTTTGGTATGGACCTTTCACTGATACTGCCCGCATTGACACTGATAAAGGTAACTTTGTCACGCATATCCGCATTTCTGCGCTCAGGAAGGGATCAAAATCCATTTGATTCCCACTTTTATGAAAATGCTTTGCGAAGAAAAACCCCTTCGCTTGTTTCACTCCTTGACCCGGCTGGTTTTCTCAAATCATTTATCTATTCTGAGACCGATAATCTTTTTTTTCTAATAGAGCAGCAGAAAAAAACAGCTACACCCATATTCATTGTCCCACAGCTTATCCTCTTTAAACGATCCCCTGAAACACAAGGATTCAGGCTGAAGGACATATTTTTCGGTTTCAAGGATAACCCGAGTACATTAAGGAAGGTAATACTTTTTTTCAGGCACCCTAAATCGACCTTCATAGATTTTGCAGAACCAATTAATCTTAAAAGTTATCTGGAGGATCAGCCTGAAGGGGTATCTACTGACCAGATAAGCCTGGAACTTAAGGATGAGCTGATAAGGAGGATAGACAGCCAGAAGAGGATAATCCTTGGCCCTATCATGAAATCACGTCAGCAGCTCAAGGAGATTGTCCTTAAAGACAGTGAGATAACCGCCCTGATAGACAAGATCGCCGGCAATGACAGGAAAAAGATCAGGGCAAAAAGAAAAATGGCAGGAAAGTACTTTGACGAAATAGCTGCGGATTACAACAGCTCATATGTAAGCCTTTTCCGTGTAATCCTGAAGTGGCTCTGGAAAAAGATTTTTAATGGCATTGATACGGTCCCATCAGAGCTTGCGGTTATAAGGGAATGGGCAAGAAAGGGGCCACTCATATATGTACCGTCACATAAAAGCCATGTTGATTATCTGGTGCTGAATGATGTTCTCTATGACTTTAATAT contains the following coding sequences:
- a CDS encoding histidinol phosphate phosphatase domain-containing protein, yielding MIDLHSHSIFSDGVLIPAELTRRYEAAGYRAIAITDHADQSNVDFTIPRIIRVANELNRAQSVTVIPGIEITHVPPPLIAGLVREARALGAKIIVLHGETIVEPVAPGTNLAGIEAGIDILAHPGLITPEEVMLAAEKGVFLEITSRSGHSLTNGHVARLALENGAKMVLDSDCHEPGNIITDAFAEKVIKGAGLPDGFLSKMLANSRSLVEKAGYEI
- a CDS encoding bifunctional nuclease family protein — translated: MFKPMTISKLTMDPITNSPIVILKEVYGEKTLPIWIGLMEATAIASKMEKIDFDRPMTHDLLKNILDMIDVKVEKIEICDLKNNVYYALIHIAHNGGLMQVDARPSDALALSLRVNAPIFVSEEVIDKSRHIDLMSAEPEVKTEEGKKWQEILENLNPEDFGKYKM
- a CDS encoding transglutaminase domain-containing protein yields the protein MKYSTNMIGKKRNILNLTGILIVIFWVVMLSILFRKHYLYNDPVQSAAINVKAGEARQDWKEIFLNNKKVGYAVTALKPFEGGYYIQDELFLKLNLMGFEKGLYTITQASVDESFRLKNFFFKMNSGVINYRITGKVEGNLLKITTGTGRRGKVKEIRLNETPVISSGLDHMFRNIKPVPGESFNTTFFDPATMMQRQATFKVISREKIKINNIEYDTFMVEGEVMGARLNFWFDMNGDILKEQSIMGLTMVKSSPANAPLNIEDGVEDFYEVTVVRTDKKLPDTKRLKGLTIRLKGIEDTGFDLADISGERQKYINGILSVTVEEGPFRAGYRVPYTVEEPDMKKYLAPEYNIESDEDAIISKAQKIAGNIKDPVILSQKMMEWVYTNIEKRPVISIPSATEVLETMTGDCNEHAILLTALLRAVGIPARISTGLVYTRENFYYHAWVEVYTGEWITIDPTMNQFPADVSHITLLRGNIDKQVEIMAVIGKLAIEVIDFEYN